From the Senegalimassilia faecalis genome, one window contains:
- a CDS encoding NAD(P)H-dependent oxidoreductase: protein MKKLLYIDSCVLRETSNTRKIADAVVANLQQTGEYVTEQLVLEKLDLRPFTSETLAHRNQLRHAENYDDAMFDLAHQFAEADVIVVAAPFWDGSYPALLKVYLEHISVTGIVNRYTDHGPVGQCRGQKLYYVTTRGGLATDEQDLGWQNIKALCHVYGIDQAECISVNGTDIPTTNVEQAVADAIASIPERIGR, encoded by the coding sequence ATGAAAAAGCTGCTCTACATCGACAGTTGTGTGCTGCGTGAAACTTCGAACACCAGGAAAATCGCCGATGCGGTGGTGGCAAACTTGCAGCAAACAGGCGAATACGTCACCGAGCAACTGGTGCTTGAGAAGCTCGACCTGCGCCCGTTCACGTCCGAAACGCTCGCCCATCGAAACCAGCTGCGCCACGCGGAAAACTACGACGATGCCATGTTCGACCTGGCCCATCAGTTCGCCGAGGCCGACGTCATTGTTGTTGCGGCGCCATTCTGGGACGGCAGCTACCCGGCGCTTTTGAAGGTGTACCTTGAGCACATAAGCGTCACGGGCATCGTGAACCGCTACACCGACCACGGGCCTGTCGGCCAGTGCCGCGGCCAGAAGCTGTACTACGTCACCACCCGCGGCGGCCTTGCCACCGACGAACAAGATCTTGGCTGGCAAAACATAAAGGCCCTGTGCCACGTATATGGCATTGACCAGGCTGAATGCATCAGCGTCAACGGCACCGACATCCCCACCACCAACGTCGAGCAAGCCGTAGCCGACGCTATTGCCAGCATCCCCGAGCGCATCGGCCGCTAA
- a CDS encoding TorD/DmsD family molecular chaperone — protein sequence MRVLDCDEWRTLGQLYAFFGNSLLSPMNRTETVGLDPAFWHDLAGLLGGAIARPALDCAAWAERAAGDCSRDELVQRVSVEFTHLFVGPPSPAAPPWESANGPVGSHVGFGEATYQMRERLRAVGLAQCGSSNQFEDHLGIELLYLSELCRRIADAQRSTCGSADAQVEELERFAREHPLCWIGRFYDKVAASRPDGYFVHVLDCVRALFEWQVA from the coding sequence GAGTGGCGAACTTTAGGGCAGCTGTACGCGTTTTTCGGGAACAGCCTGCTCAGCCCCATGAATCGCACGGAAACGGTTGGGCTTGACCCGGCGTTTTGGCATGATTTGGCCGGACTGCTTGGCGGTGCGATTGCGCGCCCGGCGCTGGATTGCGCTGCGTGGGCAGAGCGGGCGGCAGGTGATTGTTCGCGCGATGAGCTGGTGCAACGTGTTTCCGTTGAGTTCACACATTTGTTTGTCGGGCCTCCTTCGCCGGCGGCGCCTCCGTGGGAATCGGCAAATGGGCCGGTGGGATCGCATGTTGGTTTCGGCGAGGCAACATATCAGATGCGCGAGCGCTTGCGCGCGGTGGGGTTGGCGCAATGCGGTTCCAGCAACCAGTTCGAGGATCATCTGGGAATCGAGCTGCTGTATTTGTCCGAGCTGTGCCGGCGTATTGCGGATGCGCAACGCTCGACGTGTGGTTCGGCGGATGCGCAGGTTGAGGAGCTTGAGCGCTTTGCGCGCGAGCATCCACTTTGCTGGATTGGCCGGTTTTACGACAAAGTGGCGGCTTCGCGACCTGACGGCTATTTCGTGCATGTGCTCGATTGCGTACGTGCTTTGTTTGAATGGCAGGTTGCGTAA
- the nrdG gene encoding anaerobic ribonucleoside-triphosphate reductase activating protein, whose amino-acid sequence MNYSEIKYFDIANGEGVRTSLFVSGCRHGCPGCFNPDQWDFTAGKPFSREVQDKIVESLAPEYVDGLSLLGGEPMEPENQRALVDFVERVRQTYPGKSIWCYTGDSLDDLRNPDSPRHTEVTDRLLAAIDVLVDGPFVQAHHDITLRFRGSSNQRIIDLPATLAGDKVVPWRDDPQFTSHVMVAPNAKEPAE is encoded by the coding sequence ATGAACTACTCGGAGATCAAATATTTCGATATCGCCAACGGCGAGGGCGTGCGCACCAGCCTGTTCGTGTCGGGGTGCCGTCATGGGTGCCCGGGCTGCTTCAACCCCGACCAGTGGGATTTCACGGCGGGCAAGCCGTTCTCGCGCGAGGTGCAGGACAAGATCGTTGAAAGCCTGGCGCCGGAATATGTTGATGGCCTGTCGCTGCTTGGCGGCGAGCCGATGGAGCCGGAGAACCAGCGCGCGCTGGTGGACTTCGTGGAGCGCGTGCGGCAGACGTATCCCGGCAAGTCCATTTGGTGCTACACGGGCGATTCGCTGGATGACCTGCGCAATCCCGATAGCCCGCGCCATACCGAGGTGACCGATCGGCTGCTGGCTGCTATCGATGTGCTGGTGGACGGTCCGTTCGTGCAGGCGCACCACGACATCACGCTGCGCTTCCGCGGCTCGTCGAACCAGCGCATCATCGACCTGCCGGCCACGCTTGCCGGCGACAAGGTGGTCCCGTGGCGCGACGACCCACAGTTCACCAGCCATGTGATGGTTGCGCCGAACGCGAAGGAACCGGCTGAGTAG